From Vigna unguiculata cultivar IT97K-499-35 chromosome 5, ASM411807v1, whole genome shotgun sequence, the proteins below share one genomic window:
- the LOC114186122 gene encoding uncharacterized protein LOC114186122, translated as MGRWMKPEVYPLLAAMTFVTTMCVFQLTRNVLQNPDVRINKTRRSMAVLDNREEGEKYAEHSLRKFLRTRPPEIMPTINHFFSQDK; from the exons ATGGGGCGCTGGATGAAACCAGAG GTTTACCCTCTATTGGCTGCAATGACCTTTGTCACCACCATGTGTGTCTTCCAACTAACAAGAAATGTGCTGCAAAACCCTGATGTTAG GATTAATAAAACTCGACGCAGCATGGCAGTGTTGGATAACAGAGAAGAGGGAGAGAAATATGCTGAGCATAGTCTGAGGAAGTTTCTTCGTACTCGACCACCAGAGATTATGCCAACCATTAACCACTTCTTCAGCCAggataaatga